The genomic region tggccattctaactggtgtaaggtgatatctaaatgtggttttaatttgaatctccctgagggctaatgatgatgaacatttattcatgtctctgatagccatttgtatgtcttgattggagaagtgtctgttcatatcttctgcccagtttttgatatggttgcctgtttcgtgtgtgttgagtttgaggagttctttatagatcctggatatcaaccttttgtctgtcctgtcatttgcaaatgtcttctcccattccatgggaggcctctttgtttttttgactgtttcctttcctgtgcagaagcttttgattttgatgaagtcccaaaagtttattttcgcttttgtttcctttgcttttgaagacatatcttgaaagatgttgctgtggctgatatcgaagagattactgcctatgttctcctctaggagtctgatggattcctatctcacattgaggtcttttatccattttgagtttatctttgtgtacggtgtaagagaatggtccagtttcattcttctacttacagctgtccagttttccaagcaccatttattgaagagactgtcttttttccactgtatattttttcctgttttgtcgaagattaattgaccatagagttgagggtccatatctggctctctactctgttccactggtgtatgtgtctgtttttatgccagtaccatgctgtcttggtgatcacagctttgtagtaaggcttgaaatcaggtaCCATGAtgcccccccattttatttttgtttttcaacatttccttagcgattcggggtctcttctgattccatacaaattttaggattatttgctccagctctttgaagaataccggtggaattttgatcggaacggcattaaaagcaataaaagattgctctaggcagtatagacattttaacaatgtttattcttccgatccaagagcatggaatggtcttccatctttttgtgtcttcttcagtttctttcatgagtgttctgtagttcctcaagtacagatcctttacctctttggttaggtttattctcaggcttcttatggttcttggtgctatagtaaatggaatctattctctgatttccctttctgtattttcattgttagtgtataagatagtcactgatttctgcacattgactttgtatcctgccacattgctgaatttctgtatgagttataggtagtttgggggtggagtcttttgggttttccatataaagaatcatgtcatctgcaaagagagagagtttgacttcttcagtgccaatttggataccttttatttctctttgttgtctgattgctgttgctaggacttctaatactatgttgaacaagagtggtgaaagtgggcattcttgtcttgttcctgatcccattgaatgggagaagatatttgcaaatgacaggacagacaaaaggttgatatccaggatctataatgaactcctcaaactcaacacacacaaaacaggcaaacatatcaaaaaatgggaagaagatatgaacagacacttctccaatcaagacatacaaatggctagcagacaaatgaaaaactgttcatcatcactagccctcagggagattcaaattaaaaccacattgagatatcaccttacaccagttagaatggccaaaactagcaggacaggaaacaacatgtgttggacaggatgtggagaaaggggaaaccctcttacactgttggtgggaatgcaagttggtgcagcctctttggagaacagtgtggagattcctcaagaaattaaaaatagaacttccctatgactctgccattgcactcctgggtatttaccccaaagatacagatgtcatgaaaagaagggccatctgtaccccagtgtttatagcagcaatagccacggtcgccaaactatggaaagaaccaagatgcccttcaacggacgaatggataaggaagatgtggtccatatacactctggagtattatgcctccatcagaaaggatgaatacccaacttttgtagcaacatggaagggactggaagagattatgctgagtgaaataagtcaagcagagagagtcaattatcatatggtttcacttatttgtggagcataacaaatagcatggaggacatggggtgttagagaggagaagggagttggggtaaattggaaggggaggtgaatcatgagagactatggactctgaaaaacaatctgaggggtttgaagtggcaagggggtgggaggttggggtaccaggtggtgggtattatagagggcacggattgcatggagcactgggtgtggtgcaaaaataatgaatactgtttttctgaaaataaataaattaatttaaaacaataggtatttcaattttgaaaaaaaactgATCAAGTTCTTTTTACTCTCCAGTTCAATTAAATCTTAATTGGTATTGGTGGAACTCACACATGAGGATTTTTAAAGTGTATCAGATGTTTCAAACATGAAGCCAAGATTGAGAACCAGTGGCATACATGCTCTCATACAACCTGCATCAATAGATTTAATCAAAGCCCAAGTTTTAAGGGAAATAGACGTGACAGTGAAAATGGGTGAGaatatatttcattgtttatttaaattcaattagttaacatacaatgtataattaattttgaaatagagATCAGTGAGTTATCAGTCTTTTTTAATTCTCAGAGCTTATTACACCATGTACTGTTCtgaatgtccatcacccagttaccctatacCCCAAACCCTTCCATctagcaaacctcagtttgtttcctttttttaaagattttatttgacagagatcacaagtaggcagagaagcagagagagagagaggaggaagcaggctccctgttgagtagagcaccagatgtggggctcaatcccaggaccccaaaggcagaggatttaacccactgagccacccaggcaccccaaatctcagtttgtttcttatcattaagagtcacttttggtttgtctccctctctgatttcatctggtttgattttttctctctcttctatgatcctctgttttgtttcttaaattccacatatcagtgagatcatataataattgtctttctctgattgacttatttcccttaccataacaccctctagttccacccatatatttgcaagtggcaagatttcattttttgatggctgagtagtattccagaGAATATATTATAGAAGATAGTTTGAATTTCTACAGGATACCCGGGTCATTGGTTACAAATACAGAGGATTCCACAGGTTAATAAGATTCAATTGTGCAGTGATTTTGCCATCCAGCACCAGAATATTCCCTTAATTCCATCCAAGGAGTACCAAGATAATCAATATTTAGATATGACAAATCAGGAGGAATAGGAACCATGAGCTACCAAAATTATATGACCAAAGAGGCATGTTTGCCAATTCCATATGTTTAGTTTTGCAATCATTTATAGTTAACAGACAAAAAATGTCCAAGACTAAACTGTTCTGTTAAGGAGCCTCTGCAAAGCTCTCTTGACGTCCCTGTTCCGCAGGCTGTAAATGAAGGGATTCAGCATGGGAACAACCAAAGCATACATTACTGAGGTCACTGCACCCTGCCTGGGAGAATGGGAGACAGCTGAACTGAGGTATACACCAAGAGCTGTTCCATAAAACAAGATAACAACTGACAGGTGAGAGACACAGGTGGAAAAGGCTTTGTACTTCCCACCTGTGGATGGGACTCTCAGAATGGAGGAAACAATTCGTGTATAAGAACAAAGGATCCCTGAGAGTGGAACACCACCAAAGATGGCACCAATAAAATACATTAGTATGCTGTGGATGGAGGTATCAGAGCAGGCAAGATGGAAGAGTTGAGGTGCATCACAAAAGAAATGATGAATTTCCACATTTGTGCAGAAGGTGAGTTGGGACACCATCAAACAATGAATCTGAGAGTCTAAGAGACTGCCAAAAAACATCAGGACCAACAAGCCACAGAGGTATGGGTTCATGATGACTGAGTAGTTCAGGGGGTGACAAATGGCCACAAaccggtcataggccatcacagcCAGGAGTAGATCATCCAAACatgcaaacaggaaaaaaaaggacacctgAGTTAGGCAGCCTGCATAGGTGATAGACTTGCTGTGTGTTTGAATGTTCACCAGCATCTTGGGGATTGTCGTGGTGCTGAAACCAATATCAGCCAAGGAcaggttggagaggaagaagtacatgggtgtgtggaggtgggagtcagAGCTGATGGCCAGGATGATGAACAGGTTCCCAAGCACAGTGACCAGGTACATGAACAGGAACAGCCCAAAGAAAAAGGGCTCCAGTTCTGGATCATCTGAGAGGCCCAGAAGAAGGAACTCTGAGACAACTGTTAGATTCTCTGCTTCCAGGCAGGTGGGACACCTCTCAAAAGAGAAGAGAGTATTGAATACACAAAACAAGTGTAGAGACACCCAGCTAAATGCGCCTATTTTGAGGCAAGCAATTTGCAATTGCCCAGCATACATCCCACTACCTTCGGCAACATTTCTCAATTGTAAACTCTTCTTAGAACTCTTTCCTTACTGCTGTCTGAGTTACTtacctgtgtatatatatacacccactATGAAGATATTGAGCCAAAGAATGAtagagaaacataaaaatatacaaacataaaaataccTAGTTATACTTGGCTTCAGAACTCATATTTGTTACCAGTAAAAACTGAGTTTCTTGCTTTCCCTGCATGATCCCATTCTCCTGCATTTCAGTTGCCCAAAGACAAACACTGTCATTAACGTGAtagatgtatttttcctttcaatgtTTCCATAATATTAGTATTGATTCATGCATCCataaacagtttttttaaaaatgtacttaatactataataatacacatattgtttcctgagCTCTCACTTACCACAAGAATGTGTTTTAAGTGTCTGTGAAATATATCCATCTATTTCAAGCACTTCAAAAGTGGCATAGTATTACCTGAAAGACGATCTTTAAGATCTCTTAATTTCTtattaccctttttaaaaaatttttttatttatttattttcagcataacagtatcattattttttcaccacacccagtgctccatgcaatctgtgccctctataatactcactaCCTGGTACACCGACCTCCCattacccttttttaaaaaattatttatttattctgagagacacacagagagagtacaagctgggagaggtagagggagagagagaactttaagctgacttcacactgagcacagagcccaatgtggggctccatctcaggactctgagatcatgacctgagccaaaatcaagagttggaca from Mustela erminea isolate mMusErm1 chromosome 1, mMusErm1.Pri, whole genome shotgun sequence harbors:
- the LOC116571882 gene encoding olfactory receptor 18-like encodes the protein MYLVTVLGNLFIILAISSDSHLHTPMYFFLSNLSLADIGFSTTTIPKMLVNIQTHSKSITYAGCLTQVSFFFLFACLDDLLLAVMAYDRFVAICHPLNYSVIMNPYLCGLLVLMFFGSLLDSQIHCLMVSQLTFCTNVEIHHFFCDAPQLFHLACSDTSIHSILMYFIGAIFGGVPLSGILCSYTRIVSSILRVPSTGGKYKAFSTCVSHLSVVILFYGTALGVYLSSAVSHSPRQGAVTSVMYALVVPMLNPFIYSLRNRDVKRALQRLLNRTV